From the genome of Rhizobium leguminosarum, one region includes:
- a CDS encoding ABC transporter ATP-binding protein: protein MTATAAPLIEARNVSQRFGAKPDLAAKIALKLKLAKPAPVVHALDNVSLSIRPGEVVGLVGESGCGKSTLGRAIAGITSPSQGQILWKGMDRSAMSKGEQHQFGLASQMIFQNPMAALNPRMTVEELIWEAPRTHGLARSTERDAYVDRYLMLAGFDPAMKKRYPHQFSGGQRQRVNIARALAVQPKFLVCDESVAALDVSIQAQVINLFMELRDKLDLTYLFVSHDLGVVEHISDRVAIMYLGRIVEEAPVEEVFRRPNHPYTKALLAEVPRIEPGKRQFKPVDGELPSPINPPKGCHFHPRCPFAMDRCHVEVPVKKEIAPGHLSACHLNDE, encoded by the coding sequence ATGACGGCGACCGCCGCGCCCCTGATCGAAGCGAGGAACGTGTCGCAGCGCTTCGGAGCCAAGCCCGATCTCGCCGCCAAGATCGCGCTCAAGCTCAAACTGGCCAAACCGGCGCCTGTCGTTCACGCGCTTGATAATGTCAGCCTCAGCATTCGGCCCGGAGAGGTTGTCGGCCTCGTCGGTGAAAGCGGCTGCGGGAAGTCGACGCTCGGCCGCGCCATTGCAGGGATCACCTCGCCGAGCCAGGGCCAGATTCTCTGGAAGGGAATGGATCGAAGCGCCATGTCGAAAGGCGAGCAGCATCAGTTTGGTCTCGCCAGCCAGATGATTTTCCAGAATCCGATGGCGGCTCTCAATCCGCGCATGACCGTCGAGGAGCTTATCTGGGAGGCGCCTCGAACACATGGGCTTGCCCGCTCGACGGAACGCGACGCCTATGTCGACAGATATTTGATGCTGGCCGGTTTCGACCCGGCCATGAAAAAGCGGTACCCGCACCAGTTTTCCGGTGGCCAGCGGCAACGCGTCAATATTGCGCGTGCGCTTGCCGTCCAGCCGAAATTCCTCGTCTGTGACGAAAGCGTCGCCGCACTCGACGTTTCCATCCAGGCCCAGGTCATCAACCTGTTCATGGAACTTCGTGACAAGCTCGACCTGACCTATTTGTTCGTCAGCCATGATCTCGGCGTCGTGGAACATATTTCCGACCGCGTTGCGATCATGTATCTCGGTCGCATCGTCGAAGAGGCGCCCGTCGAGGAGGTTTTCAGGCGGCCCAATCATCCTTATACGAAGGCGCTCTTGGCCGAGGTGCCGCGCATCGAACCCGGCAAGCGACAGTTCAAGCCCGTCGATGGCGAACTGCCCAGCCCGATAAACCCGCCGAAAGGCTGTCACTTCCATCCGCGATGCCCGTTTGCGATGGACCGCTGTCATGTGGAAGTGCCGGTGAAAAAGGAGATTGCACCGGGGCACTTGTCGGCTTGCCACCTCAACGATGAATGA
- a CDS encoding CBS domain-containing protein, with protein MKVSEIMSRDVEIANPNQTIAEIARCMADRQIGFLPVGDNDRLVGTITDRDLVVRGLADGLGGDAKVREVMSRDVKYCFEDEDVDDVTRNMGQVQVRRLPVVNRDKRLTGVISLGDASLADTAAAGAGLKKVSRPGGAHAH; from the coding sequence ATGAAAGTGTCAGAGATCATGTCGCGCGATGTAGAAATCGCCAACCCAAATCAGACTATAGCCGAAATCGCGAGATGCATGGCCGACAGGCAGATCGGCTTCCTGCCGGTCGGCGACAACGACCGGCTCGTCGGAACCATCACCGACCGCGATCTCGTCGTGCGCGGGCTTGCCGACGGATTAGGGGGCGATGCAAAGGTGCGCGAAGTCATGTCGCGCGATGTCAAATATTGTTTCGAAGACGAAGATGTCGACGACGTGACCCGCAATATGGGGCAGGTCCAGGTCCGCCGCCTTCCCGTCGTCAATCGTGACAAACGCCTTACTGGCGTCATCTCGCTCGGCGATGCGTCCCTGGCGGACACCGCCGCCGCCGGAGCCGGATTGAAAAAAGTTTCCCGTCCGGGCGGCGCTCATGCACATTAG
- a CDS encoding AI-2E family transporter produces MLLQRVSFYVLLVLVTIAFVAVVLPFYSAIFWAVVLAIIFFPLHARIEARLGGRGNLAAALSVLICLCVVIIPGLIVLSSLVQQGNHLYQRMDTGEIDVRSFIHNLQEALPLFLRDWLRSIEVNGVDTFQDRVSSALMQGGGFFAGRALSLGQNTLRFFVTFGVMLYILFFMFRDGRALARAIRRALPLSDAHTLRFTSKFTSVVHATVRGNIIIAIIQGSIGGIAFWALGVEPALLWGVLMSFLSLLPAVGAALIWVPTAIYLALAGFWVKAIVLVAVGALVIGLVDNLLRPRLVGRETKLPDYVVLISTIGGISLLGINGFVIGPLIAALFIAAWGIFVEEEGTSDS; encoded by the coding sequence ATGCTCCTTCAGCGTGTCAGTTTCTATGTGCTTCTGGTCCTCGTGACCATTGCGTTCGTCGCCGTCGTGCTACCGTTCTATTCGGCGATATTCTGGGCAGTCGTCCTCGCCATCATCTTCTTCCCGCTTCACGCCCGTATAGAGGCTCGGCTGGGTGGGCGGGGAAACCTTGCTGCAGCGCTCTCTGTGTTGATCTGTCTCTGCGTCGTTATCATTCCCGGGCTGATCGTCCTCAGTTCACTCGTCCAGCAGGGCAACCATCTCTACCAACGTATGGACACTGGCGAGATCGACGTCCGGAGCTTTATTCATAATCTGCAGGAAGCATTGCCCTTGTTCCTCCGCGACTGGCTCCGGAGCATCGAGGTGAACGGCGTCGATACGTTTCAGGACCGCGTCTCCTCGGCATTGATGCAGGGCGGCGGTTTTTTTGCCGGACGCGCCTTGAGCCTCGGTCAGAACACCCTGCGGTTCTTCGTCACCTTCGGCGTGATGCTCTATATCCTGTTCTTCATGTTCCGGGATGGGCGCGCCCTTGCCCGCGCCATCAGAAGAGCGCTGCCTCTCAGCGATGCCCATACCCTTCGCTTCACCTCCAAATTCACTTCGGTCGTTCACGCGACCGTGCGAGGCAATATTATCATCGCCATCATCCAGGGTTCGATCGGCGGCATCGCCTTCTGGGCCCTCGGCGTCGAGCCAGCCCTGCTGTGGGGCGTACTGATGAGCTTCCTGTCGCTGCTGCCTGCGGTCGGCGCCGCATTGATCTGGGTCCCCACGGCCATTTACCTGGCCCTGGCCGGTTTTTGGGTGAAGGCGATTGTGCTGGTTGCGGTCGGCGCCCTCGTCATCGGTCTTGTCGATAATCTTCTGCGGCCGCGCCTGGTCGGCAGGGAGACCAAGCTTCCCGATTATGTTGTCCTCATTTCCACCATTGGCGGCATTTCTCTACTAGGCATCAATGGTTTCGTGATCGGGCCGCTGATAGCCGCTCTCTTCATCGCCGCTTGGGGGATATTCGTGGAGGAGGAGGGCACGTCGGATTCCTGA
- a CDS encoding alpha/beta fold hydrolase: MRLMLVKPVQPTLGTTIHVEDQDVHILDGGNPHGIPVLLLHGCGSLAQEILLPFDNSDFRIIAPDRPGYGRSTPPAPAERGPEGQSFWLERLLASLDLPEVRIVAHSIGSAAALHLAARRPDLVRGLLLISPCCAPVPSKPLIVLRSAVAPVVGPLIRQHVIGRWPAFFLDRGLRSSSFPNPLPSHLSDLPASHVVNPITIRTMADELRAFNRDMERLPDLPGDLPLHVLFGMADRVISPNWHIDWLCRKHPGPIVRLLEGVGHLPHHVVPGVAREMLCDLVEAFEETELPRVRTIGSQAVAERVHAIFRGDECPTL, encoded by the coding sequence ATGCGGCTCATGTTAGTGAAGCCAGTCCAGCCGACACTCGGAACAACAATTCACGTTGAAGATCAGGATGTTCACATCCTTGACGGTGGCAACCCACATGGCATTCCAGTCCTCCTCCTGCATGGCTGCGGCAGTCTTGCGCAGGAAATTTTGCTTCCCTTCGACAACAGCGATTTCCGGATCATTGCACCCGACCGGCCTGGCTATGGACGGAGCACGCCGCCTGCCCCGGCTGAGCGTGGACCTGAGGGACAGTCCTTCTGGCTTGAACGCCTTCTCGCGTCTCTTGACCTGCCGGAGGTGAGGATCGTCGCGCACTCGATCGGCAGCGCAGCGGCGTTACACCTTGCTGCAAGAAGACCAGACCTCGTCAGGGGACTTCTTCTCATTTCCCCATGTTGCGCGCCTGTGCCATCGAAGCCGTTGATTGTGCTTAGATCGGCGGTCGCTCCGGTGGTCGGGCCGTTGATCCGCCAGCACGTCATTGGCCGGTGGCCCGCATTCTTTCTCGATCGAGGTCTGAGGTCGTCCTCTTTTCCCAATCCCCTGCCTTCTCATCTCTCGGATCTGCCGGCCTCTCACGTGGTCAATCCCATTACCATCCGCACGATGGCCGACGAGTTGCGCGCCTTCAACCGAGACATGGAGCGACTTCCGGATCTGCCTGGCGATCTTCCCCTGCACGTTCTCTTCGGGATGGCGGACCGCGTGATTTCACCAAACTGGCATATTGATTGGCTTTGCAGGAAGCATCCGGGGCCGATCGTCAGATTGCTGGAAGGTGTCGGGCATTTGCCCCATCATGTGGTCCCTGGCGTGGCGCGAGAGATGCTTTGTGATCTTGTGGAGGCATTCGAAGAAACGGAACTGCCGCGTGTGAGGACCATCGGCTCGCAGGCGGTTGCGGAAAGAGTACATGCGATCTTCAGAGGAGATGAATGCCCGACCCTTTAA
- a CDS encoding L,D-transpeptidase produces the protein MPWTRRNIVLGGLALLGAGAVRKPVFAAASSYFDGTTVDNGVTFRRTNFAKIDRQWHRQVVKYFSSEPIGTVVVDTRHHFLYVIMENKTAIRYGVGVGREGFKWFGRATIDSKSLWPRWTPPPEMRKRHPELPEFVAGGSPKNPLGPRAMYLHRDGVDTGYRFHGTLEPWSIGKDASSGCIRMFNEDAIDLYQRCPIGTAVQVLPHIADQAESATQVSQTTPAE, from the coding sequence ATGCCGTGGACTCGCAGAAATATTGTGCTGGGTGGTTTGGCGTTACTTGGCGCCGGTGCAGTCCGGAAACCGGTATTTGCCGCGGCGTCTTCCTATTTCGACGGCACTACCGTCGACAATGGTGTGACGTTTCGAAGGACCAACTTCGCCAAGATCGACAGACAGTGGCACCGCCAGGTTGTCAAATATTTCAGCAGCGAGCCGATCGGCACCGTCGTCGTCGACACGAGGCACCATTTTCTCTACGTGATCATGGAGAACAAGACGGCGATCCGCTACGGCGTCGGCGTCGGTCGCGAGGGCTTCAAATGGTTTGGCCGTGCCACGATCGACAGCAAATCGCTGTGGCCGCGTTGGACGCCGCCGCCGGAGATGCGCAAGCGCCATCCGGAACTGCCCGAATTTGTGGCGGGAGGTTCACCGAAAAATCCACTCGGTCCCCGCGCCATGTACCTGCATCGCGACGGCGTCGATACCGGCTATCGCTTCCACGGCACGCTGGAGCCGTGGAGCATCGGCAAGGATGCCTCCAGCGGCTGTATCCGCATGTTCAACGAAGACGCCATCGATCTTTACCAGCGTTGCCCGATCGGCACTGCGGTGCAGGTTCTGCCGCATATCGCAGACCAGGCTGAAAGCGCCACTCAGGTCAGCCAGACAACCCCGGCCGAATAA
- a CDS encoding OmpA family protein, with translation MSIATGFTRRLLAATMLLALAACSTTELASLEEPAAVPMTGQTNDPAPGFENVAAGSGEDFILNVGRRIYFTQDSAKLDSVAMATLDKQASWLNNNPTWMLKLQGFADDSGSASNMETLSQKRADAAMAYLISKGVDAKRMWAKGYGNEREVRDCTERSCKVQNRRVVSNLRKQPDAV, from the coding sequence ATCTCTATTGCGACCGGATTTACCAGGCGCCTTCTCGCCGCGACAATGCTCTTGGCGCTTGCCGCCTGCTCCACCACCGAACTCGCCTCGCTGGAAGAACCTGCGGCGGTGCCAATGACCGGCCAGACGAACGATCCGGCGCCTGGTTTCGAAAACGTCGCGGCTGGCAGCGGGGAAGATTTTATCCTGAATGTCGGCAGACGGATCTATTTTACGCAGGACTCTGCCAAGCTCGATTCCGTCGCCATGGCGACGTTGGACAAACAAGCCAGCTGGCTCAACAACAACCCGACCTGGATGCTCAAGCTGCAAGGATTCGCCGACGATTCAGGGTCCGCCTCCAACATGGAGACGCTGTCGCAGAAGCGTGCCGACGCGGCAATGGCTTATCTTATCTCAAAGGGCGTGGACGCGAAGCGGATGTGGGCCAAGGGTTACGGGAACGAGCGCGAAGTCCGCGATTGCACGGAGCGCTCCTGCAAAGTGCAGAACCGGCGCGTCGTCTCCAATCTCCGCAAGCAGCCCGACGCCGTCTGA
- a CDS encoding Hsp20 family protein, producing the protein MRNELDFAPLYRSSIGFDRVFNLLNNAQRLQAIETWPPYDIVKTSEDDYRIQMAIAGFAEADLEITQERNVLVVKGQKAEGKDGEYLHRGIAGRAFERRFELADHVRVENASLTNGILSIALKREVPEAMKPRKIAIGDGSFQQAPLQIEAERQVA; encoded by the coding sequence ATGAGAAACGAACTTGACTTCGCACCCCTTTACCGGTCCAGCATCGGCTTCGACCGGGTCTTCAACCTCTTAAACAATGCGCAGCGGCTGCAGGCGATCGAGACCTGGCCGCCCTATGACATCGTCAAGACGAGCGAAGACGACTATCGTATCCAGATGGCAATCGCCGGTTTCGCCGAGGCCGATCTGGAGATCACCCAGGAGCGGAACGTGCTCGTGGTGAAAGGCCAGAAGGCCGAAGGGAAGGATGGCGAATATCTGCATCGCGGCATTGCCGGGCGCGCGTTTGAACGTCGCTTCGAACTCGCGGACCACGTCAGGGTCGAGAATGCCTCCCTGACGAACGGTATTCTCTCGATCGCGCTGAAGCGTGAGGTGCCGGAAGCCATGAAGCCGCGCAAAATCGCCATTGGAGACGGCTCCTTTCAGCAGGCGCCTCTTCAGATCGAAGCCGAGCGCCAGGTGGCTTAA
- a CDS encoding beta-glucosidase translates to MIDSILDKMTLEEQVSLLSGADFWTTVPVERLDVPKIKVTDGPNGARGAGSLVGGVKATCFPVAIALGATWNPDLVERMGVALAHQAKSKGAAVLLAPTVNIHRSGLNGRNFECYSEDPMLTAELAVAYIKGVQSQGIAATIKHFAGNESEIERQTMSSDIDERTLREIYFPPFEQAVRRAGVMAVMSSYNRLNGTYTSEHAWLLTTVLREEWGFDGIVMSDWFGSHSTAETINAGLDLEMPGPARDRGEKLVAAVREGKVEAATVRTAARRILLLLERVGAFEKKPELMEQAVDLPEDRALIRRLGAEGAVLLKNDGILPLAKTSLDRIAVIGPNAASARVMGGGSAQIAAHYTVSPLEGIRAALSNANSVSQAVGCRHNRLIEVFKAKITVEYFRGRGCRGNPLHVETVDKGEFFWFELPSGELDPTNFSARMTMQFVPEESGDHVFGMTNAGLARLFVDGRLTVDGHDGWTRGENYFGTANDEQRGTVALDAGKAHSVTVEYDPPVANGEGINLTAIRFGVEKPLGEADMQEAVETALNADVALLFVGRDGEWDTEGLDLPDMRLPGRQEELIERVAAVNANTVVVLQTGGPAEMPWLGKVRAVLQIWYPGQELGNAVADVLFGDVEPGGRLPQTFPKALADNSAITGDPAVYPGRDGHVRYAEGVFVGYRHHDTRAVEPLFPFGFGLGYTRFSWGEPRLSASDMGAEGVTVSVDLTNIGDRAGSELVQLYVRSPKSKVERPDKELRAFAKVSLLPGETGTAVMKILPRDLAYFDVEAGAFRAEPGDYQLVVAANAADIRFIIDLPSPLDTLLPPAYAPASLIR, encoded by the coding sequence ATGATAGATTCCATTCTCGACAAGATGACGCTCGAGGAGCAGGTCTCCCTGCTGTCCGGCGCCGACTTCTGGACGACGGTTCCCGTCGAGCGTCTGGATGTGCCGAAGATCAAGGTGACGGACGGGCCGAATGGGGCTCGCGGCGCGGGCTCGCTGGTCGGCGGCGTCAAGGCGACCTGTTTTCCAGTCGCCATCGCGCTCGGCGCCACCTGGAATCCCGATCTCGTCGAGCGCATGGGTGTCGCGCTTGCCCACCAGGCAAAGAGCAAGGGTGCCGCCGTGCTGCTCGCGCCCACGGTGAATATCCATCGTTCCGGCCTCAACGGCCGAAATTTCGAATGTTATTCAGAGGATCCGATGCTGACCGCCGAACTCGCCGTCGCCTATATCAAGGGCGTGCAGAGCCAGGGGATTGCAGCGACGATCAAGCACTTCGCCGGCAACGAATCCGAGATCGAGCGGCAGACCATGTCTTCCGATATCGACGAGCGGACGCTCCGCGAAATCTACTTTCCGCCTTTCGAACAGGCTGTCAGGCGCGCCGGCGTGATGGCCGTCATGTCTTCCTATAACCGCCTCAACGGCACCTATACGAGCGAGCATGCGTGGCTGCTGACCACGGTGCTGCGCGAGGAATGGGGGTTCGACGGCATCGTCATGTCCGACTGGTTCGGTTCGCATTCGACGGCCGAGACGATCAATGCCGGTCTTGATCTCGAAATGCCCGGCCCGGCGCGCGATCGCGGCGAGAAGCTGGTTGCGGCCGTGCGTGAGGGCAAGGTCGAGGCGGCGACCGTGCGGACGGCGGCGCGGCGCATCCTGCTTCTGCTCGAGCGGGTCGGTGCGTTCGAGAAGAAGCCCGAACTCATGGAGCAGGCAGTCGATCTGCCGGAAGACCGGGCGCTGATCCGGCGTCTCGGCGCGGAAGGCGCAGTCCTTTTGAAGAACGATGGCATCCTGCCGCTTGCCAAAACGTCGCTCGACCGGATCGCCGTCATCGGACCCAATGCCGCGAGCGCGCGCGTCATGGGCGGCGGCAGCGCGCAGATCGCCGCCCATTACACAGTCAGCCCGCTCGAAGGCATTCGAGCAGCCCTTTCCAATGCCAACAGCGTCAGCCAGGCGGTCGGCTGCCGCCACAACCGCCTGATCGAGGTGTTCAAGGCAAAGATCACCGTCGAATATTTTAGAGGGCGGGGCTGCCGGGGCAATCCGCTTCATGTCGAGACCGTCGACAAGGGCGAGTTCTTCTGGTTCGAGCTGCCCTCAGGCGAACTCGACCCCACCAATTTCTCGGCGCGGATGACGATGCAATTCGTGCCGGAGGAGAGCGGCGATCATGTCTTCGGCATGACCAATGCCGGACTGGCGCGGCTTTTCGTCGATGGCAGGCTCACGGTCGACGGCCATGACGGCTGGACACGCGGCGAAAACTATTTCGGCACCGCCAATGACGAACAGCGCGGCACGGTGGCGCTCGATGCGGGCAAGGCCCATTCCGTCACCGTCGAATATGATCCGCCGGTGGCGAACGGAGAGGGGATCAACCTCACGGCCATTCGCTTCGGCGTCGAAAAGCCCTTGGGCGAGGCCGATATGCAGGAAGCCGTCGAGACGGCGCTGAATGCCGACGTGGCGCTTCTCTTCGTCGGCCGCGACGGCGAATGGGATACCGAGGGCTTGGACCTGCCCGACATGCGGCTTCCGGGCCGGCAGGAAGAGCTGATCGAGCGGGTTGCAGCCGTCAACGCCAACACCGTGGTCGTCCTGCAGACCGGCGGTCCGGCGGAAATGCCCTGGCTCGGCAAGGTTCGCGCCGTATTGCAGATCTGGTATCCCGGGCAGGAGCTGGGCAATGCCGTCGCTGATGTCCTCTTCGGCGACGTCGAGCCCGGTGGACGCCTGCCGCAGACATTCCCGAAAGCGCTTGCCGACAATTCCGCAATAACAGGCGATCCGGCCGTCTATCCCGGCAGGGACGGCCATGTGCGCTATGCCGAGGGCGTGTTCGTCGGCTACCGGCACCATGATACACGCGCCGTCGAGCCGCTCTTCCCCTTCGGTTTCGGCCTTGGCTATACGCGCTTCAGCTGGGGGGAGCCGCGCCTGTCGGCCAGCGACATGGGTGCCGAAGGCGTCACCGTCAGCGTCGATCTGACCAATATCGGCGACCGGGCCGGGTCGGAACTGGTCCAGCTGTATGTACGTTCGCCAAAGTCCAAGGTGGAGCGGCCTGACAAGGAACTGCGCGCCTTCGCAAAGGTTTCGCTGCTGCCCGGCGAAACAGGGACAGCCGTGATGAAGATCCTGCCGCGTGATCTCGCTTATTTCGACGTTGAGGCCGGCGCCTTCCGCGCCGAGCCCGGCGACTACCAGCTGGTCGTTGCGGCAAATGCCGCGGACATCAGGTTCATCATCGATCTGCCGTCACCGCTCGACACCCTGTTGCCGCCTGCATACGCACCGGCCAGCCTCATCAGGTAG
- a CDS encoding TetR/AcrR family transcriptional regulator: MAELFESKTGHDEKRRRRSRKGEARRAEILTAAMRRFAEDGYQSAAIADVARDAGLSLPGLLHHFPTKVDLLLAILDKRDLESESFIWPYRSDLRGLLNGMVEVFRRNADMIEVIRAFAILNAESLMKDHPAKAWFLDRATQLQNDIAATFEQAVADGSIDGKIDGRAMAAELIAVMDGLQMLWLRDPTRFDMVGGLEAYISRLLASLGFDG, encoded by the coding sequence ATGGCAGAGTTATTCGAATCGAAGACCGGACACGACGAAAAGCGACGACGCAGATCCCGCAAGGGCGAAGCGCGCCGCGCGGAGATCCTGACGGCTGCGATGCGGCGCTTCGCCGAAGACGGCTACCAGAGTGCCGCCATCGCGGATGTTGCCCGCGACGCCGGCCTGTCGCTGCCCGGCCTGCTGCACCATTTCCCGACCAAGGTCGATCTGCTGCTCGCCATTCTGGACAAGCGCGATCTCGAAAGCGAAAGCTTCATCTGGCCCTATCGTTCCGATCTCCGCGGCCTGCTCAATGGCATGGTTGAGGTCTTCCGCCGCAACGCCGACATGATCGAAGTCATCAGGGCCTTCGCCATCCTGAATGCCGAAAGCCTGATGAAGGATCACCCGGCCAAGGCCTGGTTTCTCGATCGCGCCACCCAGCTGCAGAATGACATCGCCGCGACCTTCGAACAGGCCGTCGCCGATGGCTCGATAGACGGCAAGATCGATGGCCGGGCGATGGCAGCCGAGCTGATCGCCGTGATGGACGGGCTTCAGATGCTCTGGCTGCGCGATCCAACCCGCTTCGACATGGTCGGCGGGTTGGAAGCCTATATCAGCCGCCTGCTGGCGAGCCTTGGTTTCGACGGTTGA
- a CDS encoding RES family NAD+ phosphorylase: protein MTLDKAVLQRLAVRADVTDYVRIISRAHAATPLGMGFGKTRFSSPRDKFRLLYLAQDPATAIAETIVRDRFQGKAERLILREEFDRYSIAVIRNPNPLFLLDLRYEGANLLGVSTDAIRARAQTSGRRLSQEIYDRTDFDGILYMSRITNKQCVAIYDRATASIEADSPAWDLIRLSALGPILDALHLTVVDRE from the coding sequence ATGACGCTCGACAAGGCCGTCCTGCAGCGCCTCGCCGTTCGCGCCGACGTCACCGACTATGTCAGAATCATCTCGCGCGCTCACGCCGCGACGCCTCTCGGTATGGGCTTCGGCAAGACGCGGTTTTCGAGCCCGAGGGATAAGTTCCGGTTGCTCTATCTCGCTCAGGATCCCGCGACGGCGATCGCCGAGACGATCGTTCGTGACCGGTTTCAAGGCAAGGCCGAGCGATTGATACTGCGGGAGGAGTTCGACCGCTATTCGATCGCCGTTATCCGAAACCCCAATCCGCTTTTCCTGCTGGACCTGCGCTATGAAGGCGCAAACCTGCTCGGGGTCTCGACAGATGCCATTCGAGCCAGAGCACAGACCAGCGGACGCCGGCTCAGTCAGGAAATCTACGATCGCACCGATTTTGACGGCATTCTCTACATGTCCCGGATTACCAACAAGCAGTGCGTTGCCATCTATGATCGCGCTACGGCCAGCATTGAGGCCGACAGCCCCGCATGGGATCTCATCCGCTTGTCCGCGCTCGGCCCGATACTCGATGCCTTGCACCTTACGGTCGTAGATAGGGAATGA
- a CDS encoding antitoxin Xre/MbcA/ParS toxin-binding domain-containing protein, with translation MAGSHVHLDRARQAKVADRVAAKVADVLKADAAFESGSVALSARIAGAAAAAIVDLPVSVRRELSKRQGELARRIRGLVETFSDAPDGGKIALEIPKAVEPSKGEGLGKIATAEEGERLLGELAVARKLEEWAGPVAGANELQRDFGIARSTLNRWQHAGEVIALLKGTRKHVYPIEQFIDGRPVKGIGTIAALVSNQRVAWLWLSQPNPMLGGRRPINLLKQDHADEVVDAAKTYFAAQ, from the coding sequence ATGGCTGGTTCCCATGTGCATTTGGATCGCGCTCGTCAGGCAAAGGTCGCCGATCGTGTTGCCGCCAAAGTCGCCGATGTGCTGAAAGCCGACGCTGCATTCGAGTCCGGCTCGGTTGCCCTGTCCGCCAGAATTGCGGGAGCGGCGGCCGCGGCCATTGTCGATCTTCCCGTTAGCGTGCGACGCGAACTCAGCAAGCGACAGGGCGAACTTGCCCGCCGCATTCGTGGTCTGGTGGAGACCTTCAGCGATGCACCTGATGGCGGCAAGATCGCGCTTGAAATTCCGAAGGCCGTGGAACCCTCCAAAGGAGAAGGGCTTGGGAAGATCGCCACGGCGGAGGAAGGCGAGCGATTGCTGGGCGAGCTTGCGGTTGCCCGCAAGCTCGAGGAATGGGCGGGGCCGGTCGCCGGCGCAAACGAACTCCAGCGCGATTTCGGAATAGCGCGCTCCACCCTCAATCGCTGGCAGCATGCCGGCGAGGTCATCGCACTGCTGAAAGGAACGAGGAAGCATGTCTATCCGATCGAACAATTCATCGACGGGCGTCCGGTAAAGGGCATTGGAACGATTGCCGCTCTCGTTTCCAATCAGCGGGTGGCATGGCTGTGGCTCAGCCAGCCGAACCCCATGCTGGGCGGGCGCAGACCCATAAACCTCTTGAAACAGGATCATGCGGACGAGGTCGTCGACGCGGCCAAGACCTATTTCGCCGCGCAATGA